The Astyanax mexicanus isolate ESR-SI-001 chromosome 20, AstMex3_surface, whole genome shotgun sequence genome contains a region encoding:
- the LOC103036069 gene encoding molybdopterin synthase sulfur carrier subunit, whose amino-acid sequence MKSEVLVLYFAKSAELTGIKSETISVQSELSTLQLWQELEKLHPKLSAVRDQVVLAVRQEYVSLGDQRVILRDGDEVAIIPPLSGG is encoded by the exons ATGAAGAGCGAG GTGTTGGTGTTATATTTTGCGAAAAGCGCAGAATTAACAGGGATTAAATCTGAGACCATCAGTGTCCAGTCAGAGCTAAGCACCCTTCAGCTGTGGCAGGAGCTGGAGAAGCTCCACCCAAA ACTGAGCGCTGTGCGTGATCAGGTGGTGTTAGCAGTGCGTCAGGAGTACGTGTCTCTGGGTGATCAGCGTGTGATCCTGAGGGACGGGGACGAGGTCGCCATCATCCCCCCTCTCAGCGGAGGATAA
- the LOC103036472 gene encoding molybdopterin synthase catalytic subunit translates to MAEDGGGGGDVIKLSSDKLCVEAVSDAVRCSSCGAVSLFIGTTRDSFEGKRVVRLEYEAYVPMAESELKKICSEIRVKWPNVRHICIHHRLGLVPITEASVIIGISSPHRSDSLEAVKFCIDTLKATVPIWKKEVYESEEPCWKENKECLWGGNGGGATPS, encoded by the exons ATGGCTGAggacggaggaggaggaggagatgtgaTTAAGCTCAGCTCTGATAAGCTGTGTGTGGAAGCTGTATCTGATGCAGTGAGATGTTCCTCCTGTGGAGCCGTATCATTATTTATAG GGACCACCAGGGACAGTTTTGAGGGGAAGAGGGTGGTCCGGCTGGAGTATGAGGCCTATGTGCCCATGGCCGAATCTGAACTGAAGAAGATCTGCTCTGAAATTAGAGTGAAATGGCCGAATGTCCGACACATCTGCATACACCACAGACTGGG TTTGGTTCCCATTACAGAAGCCAGTGTTATAATCGGGATCTCATCACCACACCGCAGCGATTCACTGGAGGCTGTGAAGTTCTGCATAGACACTCTAAAAGCTACCGTTCCTATCTGGAAGAAG GAAGTCTATGAGTCAGAGGAGCCCTGCTGGAAAGAGAACAAGGAGTGTTTGTGGGGAGGAAATGGAGGCGGGGCCACACCAAGCTGA